Proteins encoded in a region of the Clostridium butyricum genome:
- a CDS encoding helix-turn-helix domain-containing protein, with the protein MDTIGNTINKLRKNRNISKSELARKIDVSPAYITMLENGKKSNPSLEILTKISNVLEIPLDTLVTSPKTKENKFDLFHILEEKAQKKELQSQIKSDNTKESSTKPTAHFTISDMLLISFINSLHHEKPYDKKILDIKNKCDNGEPLSDEDMNIINNNKQRKILESDFDIDTDISVMDYEKESYNLFKKLLISFGYDASVPTPYFFKKIKAQIELEINMNQFKK; encoded by the coding sequence ATGGATACAATAGGTAATACAATTAATAAATTAAGAAAAAATAGAAATATATCAAAAAGCGAACTAGCTAGAAAAATAGATGTTTCACCAGCCTATATAACAATGTTAGAAAACGGGAAAAAAAGTAATCCTTCTTTAGAGATATTAACTAAAATTTCTAATGTATTAGAAATTCCTTTGGATACGTTGGTAACATCCCCAAAAACTAAAGAAAATAAATTTGACCTTTTTCACATATTAGAAGAAAAGGCACAAAAAAAGGAACTTCAAAGTCAAATAAAATCAGATAATACTAAAGAATCTTCAACTAAACCTACTGCACATTTTACAATTAGTGATATGTTATTAATTAGTTTTATAAATTCTTTACATCATGAAAAGCCCTATGATAAAAAAATATTAGATATTAAAAATAAGTGTGATAATGGAGAGCCATTATCTGATGAAGATATGAATATTATTAATAATAATAAGCAACGTAAAATTTTAGAAAGTGATTTTGATATTGATACCGATATTAGTGTAATGGACTATGAAAAAGAATCATATAATCTATTTAAAAAATTGTTGATTTCATTTGGATATGATGCTTCTGTTCCAACTCCATATTTCTTTAAAAAAATTAAGGCTCAAATTGAATTAGAAATAAACATGAATCAATTCAAAAAATAA
- a CDS encoding helix-turn-helix domain-containing protein, whose amino-acid sequence MKVKIHRILKGLSQKKLAELVGTSNVTIVKIEKGNFDNVKFGTLKKIAEVLETTIQELFIDEEENK is encoded by the coding sequence ATGAAAGTGAAAATACATAGAATACTCAAAGGGTTAAGCCAAAAGAAACTTGCTGAATTAGTAGGAACATCAAATGTAACTATAGTAAAAATAGAAAAAGGAAATTTTGATAATGTAAAGTTTGGAACATTAAAAAAAATAGCAGAGGTATTAGAAACAACAATTCAGGAACTTTTTATTGATGAAGAAGAAAATAAATAA
- a CDS encoding helix-turn-helix domain-containing protein, with translation MLEIEKQPITIQEYREKLKKKTCNIKELAEILGVSEAKARRVTHIEGAPIIRFGRDIRIILSKLDEFIEEHIGECI, from the coding sequence ATGTTAGAGATAGAAAAGCAACCTATAACAATACAAGAGTATAGGGAAAAGTTAAAAAAGAAGACTTGTAATATTAAAGAATTAGCGGAGATATTAGGAGTTTCGGAAGCAAAAGCAAGAAGAGTTACACATATTGAAGGAGCTCCAATTATTAGGTTTGGAAGAGATATAAGAATTATATTGTCGAAACTAGATGAATTTATAGAAGAGCATATAGGTGAATGTATATGA
- a CDS encoding rolling circle replication-associated protein yields the protein MPYIKKTIVAGKTIEVEKYYTTKYKTKGMVRGNRISITSEEQEKINIRNAEKKLRWRINANYKPGDYHLILDYTLNNRPNAREEMRKDIDEFLKQLRKEYKKLGIELKYIHVMEIGQKGAKHHHLVINEIPLKILRKCWTKGRIKVFLLDESGNYGDLASYLIKQTSKSKELQSKKWNSSRNLIIPEPTTEIVRANRYYDQPKPKKGYYIDKNSIVNGISQYNGYPYMKYLMLEVNSKINL from the coding sequence ATGCCATATATAAAAAAGACTATAGTAGCGGGAAAAACAATAGAAGTTGAAAAATATTATACAACTAAATATAAAACAAAGGGAATGGTAAGAGGGAATAGAATCTCAATTACAAGTGAGGAACAGGAAAAAATAAATATAAGAAATGCAGAGAAAAAACTAAGATGGAGAATAAATGCAAACTATAAACCAGGAGACTATCATTTAATTTTAGATTATACATTAAATAATAGACCAAACGCCAGAGAAGAAATGAGAAAAGATATAGATGAATTTTTAAAGCAGCTTAGAAAAGAATATAAAAAATTAGGAATAGAGCTTAAATATATTCATGTAATGGAGATAGGACAAAAGGGAGCAAAACATCATCATTTAGTAATAAATGAAATTCCATTAAAAATATTACGTAAGTGTTGGACTAAAGGAAGAATAAAAGTATTTCTACTAGATGAGAGTGGAAATTATGGAGATCTTGCATCATATTTGATAAAGCAAACAAGCAAAAGTAAAGAACTACAAAGCAAAAAGTGGAATTCTAGTAGAAATTTAATAATACCAGAACCTACAACAGAAATAGTAAGAGCAAACAGATATTACGATCAACCAAAACCTAAAAAAGGATATTATATTGATAAAAATTCTATAGTGAATGGGATAAGTCAATATAATGGATATCCATATATGAAATATTTAATGTTAGAGGTGAATTCAAAAATTAATTTATGA
- a CDS encoding phage antirepressor has product MNDLRIFSSDEFGEVRAVTINGESYFVAKDIAEKLGYSETNALTKRLDEDEFISDKLEGMNMKSILINESGLYNAVLGSKLPNAKKFKKWITRDVLPSIRKNGMYATDELLDNPDLLIAAATKLKEERKARFEAERKIKLLEPKAQFYDCVAGSKDSIEMGHVAKVLGIKGMGRNKIFSLLRNEKVLDRNNIPYQQYVDLGYFRVLEQKYTVSSGETKINIKTMVFQKGIDFIRKKIENS; this is encoded by the coding sequence ATGAATGATTTACGTATTTTTAGCAGTGATGAGTTTGGAGAGGTTAGAGCTGTAACGATTAATGGTGAATCCTATTTTGTAGCGAAAGACATAGCAGAAAAACTTGGATATAGTGAAACAAATGCGTTAACAAAAAGGTTAGATGAGGATGAATTCATATCCGATAAATTGGAGGGTATGAACATGAAATCTATTCTTATTAATGAAAGTGGTTTATATAATGCAGTTCTAGGAAGTAAGTTACCTAATGCTAAGAAATTTAAAAAGTGGATTACTAGGGATGTATTACCCAGTATTAGAAAAAATGGTATGTATGCTACAGATGAATTATTGGACAATCCAGATTTACTAATTGCAGCAGCTACAAAATTAAAAGAAGAAAGAAAAGCACGTTTTGAGGCTGAAAGAAAAATAAAATTACTAGAACCAAAAGCACAATTTTATGATTGTGTTGCAGGTTCAAAAGATAGCATAGAAATGGGACATGTTGCAAAAGTTCTTGGAATTAAAGGTATGGGAAGAAATAAAATTTTTTCATTGTTAAGAAATGAAAAAGTTTTAGATAGAAATAATATTCCTTATCAGCAGTATGTAGATTTGGGTTATTTCAGGGTATTAGAACAAAAATACACGGTATCTAGTGGAGAAACTAAGATAAATATAAAAACAATGGTATTTCAAAAGGGAATTGATTTTATAAGGAAAAAGATAGAGAATTCATAA
- a CDS encoding phage major capsid protein — protein MNRMQRRSQLKELLRNEQIAKFYDEMQISLREGHIIGNVLNMPEVVRDRIKDLMGLYSGFYDEVQVVPIGVDGRVCVSVGEAIAKWNDVKASLEELNSSIDLLEMEDIKVGGYLPVSNGVLEDSVIETAMYIEELLAKAMGYAIDNGILNGVGDTTGDGPLIYEPVGILKNLPEDNVVTIEFTAPKILSSIGLIDKGKKEDIGEVVAVMKRQTYYQDILPITTNVLPYPNINGIRVKYSAAVEDNEIILGDLKEYILSERSGIRINMSEHQRFLEDQTIFRVVGRYDGKPHNNKSFVRLIKQV, from the coding sequence ATGAATAGGATGCAAAGAAGAAGTCAATTAAAGGAATTATTAAGAAATGAACAAATAGCAAAGTTTTATGATGAAATGCAGATATCATTAAGAGAAGGTCATATAATTGGTAATGTATTAAATATGCCTGAGGTTGTAAGAGATAGAATTAAGGATTTAATGGGACTGTATTCAGGATTTTATGATGAAGTGCAAGTTGTACCTATAGGAGTAGATGGAAGAGTATGTGTAAGTGTTGGTGAAGCAATTGCAAAGTGGAATGATGTAAAAGCATCACTTGAAGAATTAAATTCAAGTATTGATTTATTGGAAATGGAAGATATAAAAGTTGGTGGATATCTTCCAGTAAGTAATGGAGTATTAGAAGATAGTGTAATAGAAACAGCAATGTATATAGAAGAGTTGCTGGCTAAGGCTATGGGATATGCAATAGATAATGGAATATTAAATGGTGTTGGAGATACTACTGGAGATGGACCATTAATATATGAACCTGTAGGAATATTGAAAAACTTACCAGAAGACAATGTAGTTACTATAGAGTTTACTGCACCTAAGATATTGTCAAGCATAGGTCTTATAGATAAAGGGAAAAAGGAAGACATAGGTGAAGTGGTAGCAGTAATGAAACGTCAAACATACTACCAAGATATATTACCTATAACAACTAATGTATTACCTTATCCAAACATCAATGGTATTAGAGTTAAATATTCAGCAGCAGTTGAAGACAATGAAATAATACTAGGAGATCTAAAGGAATATATATTGTCAGAGAGAAGTGGCATAAGAATAAATATGTCAGAACATCAAAGGTTCTTAGAAGACCAAACAATATTTAGAGTAGTTGGAAGGTATGATGGTAAACCACATAATAACAAATCATTTGTAAGATTAATAAAGCAAGTGTAA